TTTAGCTATAGAAACTAGTTGTTTTTCAGAAGTATTCAAATTTTTCACCTTTTCATTTGCTCTAATAGGAAACTTTAGCTTTTTCAATAATTCATCTACAACCTTAACCATTTTAGATCTAGAAAAAACAAATTTATCAACCCTACCAACAAATACATTTTCTGCTACACTCAATTCTTCAAACAAATTCAATTCTTGGTGGATAGTAGCTATTCCCTTTTTGATAGCTTCAGTAGGGCTGGAAAAATTTATTTTCTCTCCATCAAGAAAAATATCACCCGAATCAGGCTTATAAACTCCACTGATTATCTTAATTAGCGTGCTTTTCCCGGCGCCGTTTTCGCCCAATAAAGCGTGAACTTCTCCTTGATAAAGATCAAAATTTACATTATTTAACGCAACAACTCCAGGAAATGTCTTAATAACATTTTTTAATTCTAATATTTTTTTCATTTAAAATATCACCCCAGAAACCAATATCGCGTTGTTATAAGGAGTTACATCGCCCGTTCTTATAACCGCTACCACTTTACTACTTATATTTTTCAATTCATCATGTGTAACCTTTTCAATATGTGCAAAAGAGAGTTTTTGTCTACAAACCTCCTCGAGAGATTTAGAAGATTCTTCGGCAATTATTATTTTTTCTACTTCTAATTCCTTTAATACAACATCTAAAACTTCTTCAAACGTAGGTTTTCCATAATCAAGAACTAAGTCTATCTTTTCGACATTGCGAGGAATAGGAAATCCCATATCAACAATTGCAATCATATCTTTGTGTCCTAAACTCGCTATTATCCTAGCTATTTCAGAATTAAATATTCCTGTTTTTTTCATCCTTTACCTCCTTTAGAAAACGTTTTCGAAAACGTTTTCAACATATTTTTATCAAAAAATGCTTATCAAAGTCAAATGAGAAAACATAAGAAAACTCACAAAAATTTATTCTTAGCCATCTTAACAACTATTTATCTATAAATTTGGATATTTGATCAAGATTAAAAAACTATACCTAATCTTTTAACACTTCTTTGTTAAAATTTTTTGATATTTGAATTTTTAATTCTATTTAGATGGTTAAAAATGAACAAAAAATACGTATACATAAAGGAGTAGAATTAATAAAAGATATAACACAGAACATTTCTGACAAACTAACATTTGAATTTAACAATAAAAAAACTTTTAAATACAGTTAGTGCTTCTATAGAAGAAGTATCAGCAACTATAGAAAAGGTTAAAGCATCGGTAGACAAAATTACCCATGAAGCTGAAAATTATTCAATAAACAAGTAATTAACACACTAATTTAAAATAAGAAAACTAATGATATTATGAGTCT
The window above is part of the Thermosipho affectus genome. Proteins encoded here:
- the rbsD gene encoding D-ribose pyranase; this encodes MKKTGIFNSEIARIIASLGHKDMIAIVDMGFPIPRNVEKIDLVLDYGKPTFEEVLDVVLKELEVEKIIIAEESSKSLEEVCRQKLSFAHIEKVTHDELKNISSKVVAVIRTGDVTPYNNAILVSGVIF